Genomic DNA from uncultured Methanospirillum sp.:
AGCCACAAAGTCATTTATTGCTCAGTTGGGTGTCCTTTTACAGATTGCTAATCTCGTGTCTGGTCAGACAAATGATGAACATCTCTCGCATGCTGGTGTTGCCATTGAAAAGGTTCTTCTTTTGAATCTTGAGAATGCTGTGTCTCTCTGCAGCAGAGCGCAGCATATCTTCTATGTTGGCAGAGGTGCGTTTTACCCGGTTATGATGGAGGGTGCACTGAAGATGAAGGAGATCTCGTACATCCATGCTGAAGCGTATGCTGCCGGTGAGATCAAGCATGGACCATTTTCCCTACTCTCACATGAAACTCCGGTGGTGGCGACCTGCCCTCCTGGCCCTGCTTATGCAGTCATGCTTGGGAATCTCAAGGAGATGAAGGCAAGAGGGACTCCAATCATCGCCATCGGTTCAGGAGATGATACTGAACTGTCCGAACTGGTAGATGTTCTGATCCCTCTTGATGAGAAAGATATATGTCTGCAGATCGTGGCAGTAACGGTCATTTTGCAGCAACTTGCATACTACACTGCAGCCCGTCTTGGGCGTGAGATTGACAAGCCCCGCAATCTTGCGAAAAGTGTGACCGTCGAGTGAATCGCAAGTTCCAAAAAAATTTTATGATAGAAAAATCAGTGATGATTGTGGGCCCCTCTCCCCGTTTTCTTTCAGGTATCAGTTATTACACGCTCCGCCTCTCTAATGCTCTCGCAGACCACAACAAGGTAACCAGCATTCTCTTCAGGCATATGCTCCCTCAACGACTCTTTCCGGGTTGGAAGAGAGTGGGAACTGATTTGACATCCATGAAATTTAGTGGGATAATTAGATTACTGGAAATTCTTGACTGGTATAATCCATCCACCTGGATCAAGGCTTCGAATGAGTTCCGGAATGCCGATGTTATCATTCTGGAGTGGTGGACTTCCAGCGTAGCACACATGTACCTTTCCCTGCTCCTCCTGAATCGCACAAAAAAGCCGGTCATGATAGAGTTTCATGAGGTTGTTGATCCACTCGAGTTTTCTGTCGGTCCCATTCGTGTGTATGCCAGGGTAATGGGGAGGCTGATCAGGCGGATGGCCTGTCGGTATGTGGTCCATTCTGAACATGATCGCCAGCTCATCGCTTCTCACTACCGGATTCCTGAATATAAAATCGGGGTGATCCCTCACGGTCTTTACGATCAGTATCCGGTTCTTGATCATGATAACTCCAAGAGATCTCTCATGGCAGAGGGCTGTTTTGTCTTTCTGTTCTTCGGGTTAATCAGGCCATATAAGGGGGTCATTCACCTGATTCATGCCTTTGAGATGCTCCCTGATACAGTCAGGGATCACTCACTCCTGTACATCGTTGGGGAGGCTTGGGAGGATCATGCTTCGCTTGATGCAGTCTCCCGGTCACCTGCTAAAGACCGGATACGACTTTTGAATAAGTATGCTTCCGACGATGAGATCCCCCTCTATTTCTCGGCTGCAGATGTGCTGGTTCTTCCGTATACGCGGGCATCACAGAGCGGGGTTGCACATATCGGCATATCATATGGTCTCCCCATCATTGCATCACAGGTAGGAGGACTATCAGAGAGTCTCTCCGGATATGATGGTTCCACACTTGTTCAGTCAGGCGATGAAAACGAATTAACCCGTGTAATGGAACATACATTTTCATTAGGTTTTCAACGGTATCAGGTTCCGGTGGATCTTCGATGGGACAGTATTGCAACCAAATATGACGCTGAAATATTTTCCATGCTCAATAGAGTACGAACATGAAAATTGCGATCTTATCCTGCCTGGATTTCAGTATTCCCGGGGGAGCAGAACGATTTTTTATCGATATGGCGCTGGCACTTGATGCCACGATTGTGTGTCTGAGTTACGCCCCCTCCCTGGGTGACTGTTATCCTCTGACAAAAAAGGTAAAATTTCACCCTCTCAATGTCTCACTGCCTGATGAACCCCTGAAACAACCGGCTGGGATGCGTCTCTTTCGCTCCCTCAACCTCGAATATGATTTTTATATCGTTACCGATGACATGGCTTTGCGGTTTCTTACCTGCAATGCGCTACACTGCTATGTTATGCTCACTCCCCGGAGGGCCCTCTATGATATGTACTATCAGACCATCGCCGATCTCCCGATGGCAAAGCGTCTGATATATGTACCTGTTCTATCGGTCTTCCGTTTTCTGGATCGGAGATTTGTCAGGAAGCATGTCACTCACATTGCTGCCATCTCTCACAATGTCAGAAACAGGGTCTGGAAGACGTATCAGAAGGAGGCACATGTTCTGTATCCACCGATTCATCTTGAGAATTACAAGAACTTAGGATATGGTGACTACTGGTTGTCAGTCTCCAGGGTTGACAAGTGGAAGAGGATAGAACTCCAGATAGAAGCATTCAGAGAGATGCCTGATAAAAAACTGAAGATTGCAGGTAGGATTTATCCTGCATTTGAGTACCTTGTAACGTCAGCACCCCCGAATGTTGATTTTTTGGGAGTAGTCAGCGATCATGATCTGATAACCCTCTATGGAACATGTCGTGGATTTCTGACAACCGCGATCGACGAGGACTATGGGCTTACCCCACTAGAAGCGATGGCATGTGGCAAGCCTGTGGTGGCTGCAAAGGAAGGAGGATACCTGGAGACGGTGATTGACAAACATACGGGTCTTCTGGTATCGCCGGATCCTCATTCAATCAGTGAAGCTATCATTCAGATAGATAAGAATCCTGAACTGTATGCAGAAGCATCAAGGACCCAGGCTGAACGATTCGATTACAAGTTATTTAAAGAACAACTATCCACGTATGTGCATACGTTGACAGGAGCATGAAGATCATATCAATACCTTGTTTTTACCGGCTCTTGATTCCGGAGATGCTGTAACATGGAGTGGGATGATATTCATGTTCTTATCACTGGTGTCAGTGGATTTGTTGGCTCTTACCTTGCCCGTGATCTGGTAGATAACGGAGCATGTGTGTATGGGCTGGTCAGGCGCCGGGCTGACGGGACTATTCCAAAGAATATCTCTCATAAAAAGATCGAGAAAGCGATCAATTTTGTTGAGGGGAGCCTTGAAGATCTCTCTGGCCTTACCCATGCTATCGATACTGCCGAGCCGGATTATATCTTCCATCTTGCAGCCCAGTCGTTTGTACCCCGTTCGATCTCCCATCCGCTTGAGACTGCCCAGATAAACTGCATCGGAACGATTAACCTGCTTGAGGCTGTCAGGCAGAAAGAGGTTGATCCGGTGATACTATTTGCCGGTACAAGTGAGGAGTATGGTCTTGTTATCAGTTCAGAAGAGCAGCATGAATCGTTAAAACAGAAGTACGGCACTATCTTCCCTGAACCGGTCCGGATACCTGAACTCCCGATATCAGAAAGTAATCCGTTCAGGCCCATGTCCCCGTATGCAGCCAGTAAGGTGTATGGTGAGATTCTTTTCAGGAATTACTACCTGACGTATGGCCTGAAGGGGATGGTCTCCCGTTCTTTTAATCATGAGGGTGCTGGGAGGGGTGACCAGTTTGTCACCTCTGTGATAACAAGACAGGTGACCCAACTTAAGTGCGGTGAGATTGATCAGATCTCCATCGGGAATGTAAATGCGTGCAGAGACTGGTCTCATATTGATGATATCATCGATGGATATCAGATCGTTGCACGAAAAGGGCAGCATGGGGATGTCTACAATGTTGGTTCGAACCGGACCACTTCTGTGCTGAGTTACATCCTCATGAGCATTGAAGCTTCAGGGCACAAAGTACAGGAGATCAGTACAAGTCATTCTGGCAAGATAGTGAACGATCCACTGGAGCCTGATACCTCCCGTGTGTTTGGTGTAGAATTTGAAAAACCCAGGATCGATCAGATGATCCTGACTGATGAGATCTCCTTTGACATTGAGGATGGTGGGATTCTCGTCAGGACTGACGGTCCTGATATCAGGATCCGATTTGATCCGGCCAGGTTCCGTCCATCTGAAGTTCCCATTCTTTTTTCTGATATTTCCAAGGTGAAAAAACTCGGATATCAGGTCAGGTATCAGGTCAGGGATATTATTCGTGATCAGATGAATTTCTTTATGGATTCAAAGAACCGGTGCTTACTCACCTGTTCTGACGACGAGAACAGATCACAGGAGAAAACGATATGAACCCGATAAATTTCAGACAACCACGTGTACTTCTGATTGGGGGGGCTCTCGCACTCATCTCCCTCTTTTCCCTACTTATCAGGATTATCCCGGTCTTCTCAGGGAATACTGACATTCTTTCAAATGTGGGGATGGATGATCCGACCTACCAACTTCGGCGGGTTGAACTCTGCATGGAAAATTTCCCGAGCATCGCCTGGTTTGATCCGATGACATACTTCCCTCAGGGCCAGCCGATGCACTGGGGTCCGCTCTTCCCCCTGATCAGCAGTGCCGTGTGCCTAGTGCTTGGTGCTCATGCACGCCCTGATATCATATCTGTCTGCCTTCTCATCCCTTGTGTGATGGCAGCTATTCTGGTTCCTGTTGTGTTCTTCCTGGTACGGATGATTGCAGACTGGAAGGCCGGACTAGTAGCAGGTTTTTTCATTGCAATCTGTCCAGGCCAGTTCTTCTTCAGATCCTATTACGGGTATTTTGACCACCATATCGGAGAGGTTCTTTTTAGTACCCTTTTTTGCCTTGGGTACCTGGGTGCGGTAGTCTACTGCCGGAAGCATCCTGTTGATATTGCTGATAAGGAGACCTGGAAGACTCCTGCGATATTGGGGCTTATCTGTGGTATTTTGTATGTCCTCGGGCTTGCCCTCATGCCAACGATGATCCTCTTTGCTCTGCTTGTCGGGATGTTCACACCAATCTGGTTTATCATCCAGCGGTACATCGGTCATCTCGGCGCCTCAGCGGTTGTAGTAAATACCGTAACATTTCTGGTTGCAATAATTGGGTTTCTGATCATCGGTGTTCATGGTGAAGGTGGGCTCAACTACTATACAACCGGGCATCTGGTTGCATACTCCCTTATTATCCTTGGAACCTGGATCCTCTTCGGATTCTCATGGGCTCTTCGTGAGCGTCCGTTCTCCCATTACATCCTGTCACTGGTCGGAGTCTCGGTTCTGGGAATTGGACTCTTTGCTCTGCTCTCACCTGAGTTGTTCAATTACCTTCTTGCAAACGCAAATGCATTCTTCGGTCAGGAGATCCACTGGAAGACGATTCAGGAAGCAAGACCCTGGACGTTTGATGATGCCTGGAGAACATTCCAGTACAGTCTGATCCTGTTTGTGATCGGTATCGGAGTCCTTCTGAATAAACTTCGAAAAGAACTCTGCCCATCGTATGTGTTCATCCTGATCTGGTCTCTTGTTGTCCTCTATGCAACAATGCAGCATATCAGGTACGAATATTACCTGGCTGTGCCTGCCGCCATTCTGGGAGGTATCTCCGTGGGGTATGGCATTGATCTCGTTCGAAGGAGTTCACATTCCCAGGTAAAAGAGGAGCCTCCTGCTCATTCCAAGGGTGGAAAGCATAGGGAATCTCAACCGCCAAAGAGGTCTGGAAGTGTGTCAGTCTCTACCGGGAGTATGATATTCCTGGTCGTGGTGATTCTTCTTGGAGCCCTCTTTACCTACAACTCCATCGGGCGTGATCTTGCGATCGGCCAGTTTACTTTGAACCCGGACTGGAGGGAGGCTACCGGCTGGATGGAGAACAACACTCCTGATCCAGGCGTTGATTACTTTACGATCTACCAGAAGGATGCGTGGCAGCCGCCAGCGCAGGCATATGGCGTGATGTCATGGTGGGATTATGGTCATATCATCACCTATCTTGCAAAGCGGATGCCCAATGCAAATCCGTTCCAATACGGGGTGGCAGGAGATTATGGGGCAGCCAGGTTCTTCATCACCACAAATGAATCTGTAGCGTCAGGGATCCTTGATCACCTGAAAACGAGGTATGTGGTCACTGACTACGAGATGGACACCGGTAAGTTCTGGGCAATGGCAACATGGGATAATCCTGATGTCGGTGCATCCCCGTACCAGCGAAACTTTATCCTGCCAAATCCGGACAACCCGAACACCGGTCAGAACTTCCCGTTCTTCATGGAGCCGTACTACCAGACGATGGTCTCGCGTCTCCACAATTTTGATGGTTCGATGACCAAGCCGGGGCAGGTGCACTATATTCAGTACATGAAGCCAGAGTACTCCAAGACGAGTGACCCGGTGATTGTCAACGGATCACAGATGACATACGATGCAGGGGCTGCAATGCTGGAGAGTTCGAAGTCTACAGTAGGTCCGGAGTATGAGACTGCGCTTGTAAACTATATTTACACTGAACCGGTCTCAACAGTTCCAGCTCTTCAGCATTACCGGCTTGTTCATGAGTCTCCTACGCGGGCATCTCCGGAAGGCCTTCCTGATGTCAGGTACGTCAAGGTCTTCGAGTATGTTCCCGGGGCAGTTATTCATGGCGAAGGTATCATCGAGATCCCGGTAAAAACCAACACCGGACGGACATTTGTATACAAGCAGGAGAGTGTCAACGGTACGTTCACGGTACCATATCCGACCAACACTAAAGTTGGAGATGTGACAACCCAAGGCCCATACCGTATATCCTCTACCGGAAAAGAGTATCAGGTGACTGATGATCAGATCCTCTCCGGATCTGTTGTCTCATGATATCAGGAATCCTTAAGTGATCTGAAGAGAAGGAAGGGAGCATGAACACGGTACTGGAGATTGGATCCCCTGTGCGGTATCCCCGGACAGGAACTACCGGAACAATTGTACGGATTGAAGAGAGAAGCGGGCATTCATTCGTGGAGCTTGACAGCACGGGAATGCTCTACCGGACAGATATGCTTGTGCCTGCAATTCTTTCGCAAAAGACGATCAAGAAGGAAGACCTGAATGAGGAACTCAGGCAGGTTGAGAAGGAACGGTCAGATCCCCGCGAACAATCATTCCAGGAGATGCCCAATCTTGATAGCGCATGTAACGGGGCTGGATAATCGTCTTCCGTCTCCAAATTTTTCCGTTGTGTTTTGGAACATCACTTAAATCCGGGCATCTGTAGTATGCTCACGTATAAGTACCAATCTGTTCAAATAGGTAAGGAGGTTTGATTACTGGTGCCAGAAGAAATAATACCGAGTACAAATATCGGCGTTGTCGGGCATGTGGATCATGGAAAGACCACACTCGTCAATGCACTCACAGGAGTCTGGACCGACCGGCATAGCGAGGAGATGAAACGGGGTATCTCCATCCGGCTCGGATATGCAGACGCTGTCTTTTACAAATGCAAAAAATGTCATGGACCTGAAGGATTCACCACCAAGCCTGAATGTCCACGATGCGGAGGAGAGGCTGAACCCGTTCGGGCAGTCTCTTTTGTGGACGCACCTGGTCACGAGACCCTGATGGCAACAATGCTCTCCGGGTCTGCCCTTATGGACGGGGCAATGCTTGTTATTTCAGCATCAGAACATTGTCCGCAACCCCAGACCAAAGAACATCTGATGGCACTGGAACTGGTCGGGATCAAGCGGATAGTTATCGTCCAGAATAAGATCGATGTGGTTACCCAGAAGGATGCTGTCCGGAATTACGAGGAGATTAAGGCATTTGTTAAAGGAACCATAGCAGAAAACGCACCAATCATTCCTGTGTCAGCCCAGAAAGATATCAATGTCTGGGCACTCCTTCAGGCCCTTGACGAGACCATCCCTGAACCGTCACGAAAACCAGAAGCAGATCCGATCATGCTGATCGCACGTTCTTTTGATGTAAATAAACCCGGATGCAGCTGGAAGGATGTCAAAGGAGGTGTGGTTGGAGGGTCACTCATACGGGGTGTCATAAACGATGGTGACGAGATCGAGATCAGGCCAGGCATTCAGAGTCTGGTTGAGAACAAGATCAGATGGGATTCAATCATCACCAAGGTGACTGAGATCCATAAAGGGCAGAAGAAGGTCCATATCGCAACCCCGGGTGGTCTTCTTGCCATCGGAACCAAACTTGATCCCGCCATTACCAAGAGTGATATGCTCTCCGGGCAGGTGCTCGGTCAGGTGGGGAAACTTCCACCGGTCTGGGACAAGATGTGGTTCTCAGTTCGGCTCATGGAGCGGGTTGTGGGAGCAAACAGCGAGCTCGATATCGAGCCTCTCAAGGCGCGAGAGCCTCTTATGCTCTCGGTTGGAACAGCCGTTACCGTAGGACTTGTCACTAGTACCAAGAAGGATGCTGCAGAGGTCACACTCAAGAGACCGGTCTGTGCTGAGGTTGGGTCACCGATCGCAATCAGCAGGCAGGTCGGAGGACGATGGCGTCTGATTGGGATGGGCACGCTGATCGAGTGACCGTTCTGATCGATACAAATGCGTTTCTAATGACCTCCCAGTTCAGAATTGATCTGCTTGAAGAGCTGAAATGGATGATGGGGGTCATGCAACCATGCGTTCCGGATGTTGTAGTCCGTGAACTTGAAGGCCTTGCACGCGGCAGGGGCAATGATGCATCTGCTGCCCGTCTCGGCCTTCGGTTTGCACAGTTATGTACGGTGGTGCCGATGGACGGAAACGAAGGTGAGTCGGTTGATGACCAGATCCTTTCGTTTGCTAAGAGAGAACGATGCAGGGTTGTGACCAATGACCGCGATCTCAGGAACCGTCTGTTGGATGAAGGTTTAGAAGTAATTTCACTGAAAGGGAAGCAAAAGCTCGAGATCATCAGGAGATAGAGATGTATTACAGACTGAAGATGGTTGATAAGGTCAGGGTTCCGCCAAACCGGCTTGGCGAGGATCTGGAGACTGTAATTCTGGATGTGCTTCAGGAACAGCTTGAGGGGAGTATTGACAAGGAGATCGGTATCTTCATTGCTGTGACCAGAGTTACCCGGATTGGGGAAGGAGAGATGATCCCTGGTGATGGTGCGGTCTTTTATGATGTAGACTTTGAAGGTCTTGCGATCAGGCTTACTCTGCAGGAGATCATTGAGGGCATTGTTGTTGAGACGACTAGTTTTGGTGCGTTCATCAGCCTTGGCCCGATTGATGCGATGCTTCACGTCAGCCAGATCTCTGATGAATACATCAGTTATGATGAGAAGAACTCGCAGCTCATCTGTCAGGACTCCGGGCGACATATCGGGGTCGGGGATGTTGTCAGGGCCCGTGTTGTCACGCTCTCCCTGAGCGAACGTGAGCCACGTGAGAGTAAGATCGGTCTTACTATGCGTCAGGCAGGTCTTGGAAGCCTTGTATGGCTTGATGAAGATATGAAGGCTGAGCAGAAAGAGAAAGAGAACAGCGGGGCGGTCTGATCATGGCTGCAACCAAGAAGAAACAACTTTCTGTATGCCGTGAATGTCACCGGGTTGTCGAAGGGGCTTCCTGTTCGATCTGCGGTACAAACAATCTCACCACCGACTGGACCGGGTATCTGGTTATTATCGATCCCGAACATAGCGATGTTGCTAAACGAATGAATATCACCCTTCCCGGGAGATATGCGCTTAAGGTCCGCTGATGTTAAAACTCCCCGAAGATCAGCGACACCTGTTCACGCGACCTTTTGGCACCCTCTACCCCTCTCTTGATCCGGTTCTCCCGCTTCTTGCTGGAAGACTCTTTTTCAGTGTGGGTGACGTGGTAACCGAGCATCTTCTTCAGGCAGGGTATCCTCCGGTGATTGCGATCATCGATGGTCAGACCATGAGGCGTCCCCATGATGGCGTAACTATTCCTGAGTATCAGATCATCAATGTGAAAAATCCTGCAGGATGCATTAGTACAGATCTTGTACAGGCAACCCAACGAGCAGTGAACGCTGGAAGAATCGTGATACAGGTTGCAGGTGAGGAAGATCTTGCTGTCCTCCCTCTTGCTCTTGCCTCCCCGAACGGCTCCCTGATCCTGTATGGCCAACCCGGAGAAGGGGTTGTAGTTCTGGAGATCTCACCTGATATCCGTGAGCAGGCAGGAATTTTTCTTGAAAAATTTGAGAGTGTCCCCGAATCTTCCTGACCGCGCAGGTATATATTTGATAACCGCATACCAATAGAGGATCTCTATGGAGATTTCTATCACTTCTGATAAACAGAATGAACTCCTCTCACGAAGAGAACTTGAGTTCACTCTCAATTATACCGGTGCAACACCATCGCGGAAGCTGGTTCAGGCCAAGCTTGCTGCAATGATGAATGCAGGAAAGGATCAGGTTGTTCTTGATTCAATGAAATGCCGGTTTGGAATAAGTGTTCTGAGGGGGTCCGCCCGGGTGTACCAGAACAAGGATGACCTGGTGAAACTTGAACGCGGGTATCTCATGACCCGCGGAGGGGTAGCTGAGGAAGTCTTTGGTGCTCAGGATGCGCCGTCTGAGGACGCTGCGGAGGCATCTTAAGGAGGTTGAAGTATGGCAGCAAAAGGTAAGAAAGAGAAGACATCTGTCAAGCGTTCTGCATACTTCACCGTAAGCGGAAAGACTGCAACCCCGTCACGCCGGTACTGCCCACGCTGTGGTCCAGGTGTCTTTATGGGCGAGCACAAGGATCGCGCAAGCTGCGGCAAGTGCGGATACACCGAGTTTAAGAACAAAGCCTGATGCAGAAATCAGGCCCAGTGCTTGGGATCGAAGGTACTGCCTGGAATCTCAGCGCTGCTGTTTTTGATGACGATCTCATTACCCTGAAGTCAAAGCCCTATAAGCCGGTTCAGGGAGGGATCCATCCACGTGAGGCAGCTCAACATCACGCTGCAGAGATCGGCGGTTTGATCAGTTCTGTTCTTAATGAGAGCCCACGTCCGGTAGCAGTCGCGTTTTCTCAAGGTCCCGGGCTTGGCCCCTGCCTGCGGATTGTCGGAACTGCCGCCCGTGCCCTTGCATTGTCACTGAATGTTCCCCTGATTGGGGTGAACCATTGTGTGGCGCATGTTGAGATCGGCAAATTTGCGTCAGGATTTGAGGATCCGATCGTACTGTACGCAAGTGGTGCAAACACACAGGTCCTCGGGTACCTGAACAACCGTTATCGTATCTTTGGCGAGACCCTCGATATTGGAATTGGTAATGCAATCGACAAGTTTGCCCGGAGTAAAGGGCTCTCCCATCCTGGTGGTCCGCAGATAGAGAAACTTGCCAGGGACGGGTCGTACATCCCTCTTCCCTATACGGTGAAAGGGATGGATCTGGCCTTCTCGGGTCTTATCAGTGCGGCTAAAGATTCAGCCGAGCCGATCGCTGACATCTGTCACAGTCTGCAGGAGACCGCCTTTGCCATGTGTGTGGAAGTGACTGAACGGGCTCTTTCACAGACCGGGAAGGATGAGATGATCCTTGTCGGAGGGGTTGGTGCAAATCGTCGTCTCCAGGAGATGCTCCACCTCATGTGTGAGGCGAGGGGAGCTTCATTTGCAGTTCCTGATATACAGTTCATAGGTGACAACGGGGCGATGATCGCATACACCGGGCGGCTCATGCTTGAGAATGGATCAGTTCTGCAGGTGAAGGATTCGCGGGTCAATCCATCATTCCGTGCAGATCAGGTTCAGGTCACCTGGCGAAATGCAAACCTGGCAAAGAACCCGCCCCTGGTGTCTGACGGTGTTGGTCTCATCAGGGGTGCAGAGGCCGTTGTTGAGATTGATAACCAATCAGTAACAAAACGGCGGGTGGGTAAAAAGTACCGGCATCCTGATCTGGATCATCGTCTGATATCTGAACGAACAAGAGCAGAAGCCAGGCTGATTGCCGAAGCACGGAGATTCGGGGTTCCTACTCCGGTAATGAGTGACATTTCTGCAGATACCATCGTTATGGAAAGGATCGGTGGAATAAAACTAAAAGATGCCCTTTCTCCTGTGTCTCTTATGGAGGCTGGTCGCAT
This window encodes:
- a CDS encoding bifunctional N(6)-L-threonylcarbamoyladenine synthase/serine/threonine protein kinase; protein product: MQKSGPVLGIEGTAWNLSAAVFDDDLITLKSKPYKPVQGGIHPREAAQHHAAEIGGLISSVLNESPRPVAVAFSQGPGLGPCLRIVGTAARALALSLNVPLIGVNHCVAHVEIGKFASGFEDPIVLYASGANTQVLGYLNNRYRIFGETLDIGIGNAIDKFARSKGLSHPGGPQIEKLARDGSYIPLPYTVKGMDLAFSGLISAAKDSAEPIADICHSLQETAFAMCVEVTERALSQTGKDEMILVGGVGANRRLQEMLHLMCEARGASFAVPDIQFIGDNGAMIAYTGRLMLENGSVLQVKDSRVNPSFRADQVQVTWRNANLAKNPPLVSDGVGLIRGAEAVVEIDNQSVTKRRVGKKYRHPDLDHRLISERTRAEARLIAEARRFGVPTPVMSDISADTIVMERIGGIKLKDALSPVSLMEAGRMVGLLHSGGLIHGDLTTCNMIIRNEHCYLIDFGLGYNSTEIEARGVDIHVLFQVLESTAPDELELKKAFSEGYRQTFPEADDVLIREHEIDLRGRYL